In the genome of Proteiniborus ethanoligenes, one region contains:
- a CDS encoding IS3 family transposase: DDAGMIQSMSRVSRCIDNGPMEAFWGMLKSEMYYLRRFNSYSELETAIVDYIEYYNNHRYQRRLKCMTPIEYRNYLQNKVA, encoded by the coding sequence CGATGATGCAGGTATGATACAAAGCATGTCCAGAGTGTCAAGATGCATTGATAATGGACCTATGGAAGCATTCTGGGGCATGTTAAAATCTGAAATGTATTACCTTAGAAGATTCAATTCATACTCCGAATTAGAAACTGCTATTGTTGATTATATAGAGTATTACAATAATCATAGGTATCAAAGGCGATTAAAGTGTATGACACCAATAGAGTACAGAAATTACTTGCAGAATAAAGTTGCATAG